The genomic region CGCTTCGGCGTGCTCCGGATTCGCGCGCGTCGCCAAAAGGGCGCGCTGATGTTCGGACTGACGCGTCAGGATCGCCGCGGTTTGTTCCGGAGTCTTGCCCTCGCAATAGAGCACTTCGATGAATCCGGTACGGCCGTCGCGGCCGTGGTCCAGATTGGCGAAGGCGCGCGCGTGGTCCTCATTCCGTTGAGGATTGTTCTGCAACAGACGCGCCGCATCATCGACGCTGATTCGTCCGGCGGCGACTTCGCCGAGTATGGAATTCAGATCCGGTATGGCGGTGGTGGTCGGCATCACGTGTTCTGTCCTGCCGGACGGTACCCGGCCAGATCGAGCGTCACATATCTGAATCCGAACTGCCGGACGTGGTCGACCACACGTCCGCGTCGGTCGGCATCGGCGATCTTGTTCCAATCGTCTTGCTGCAACTCGATGCGGGCGATCTCGCCGTGATACCGCACGCGGTGGCCTACGAATCCCAGTGCCTGCAAGGCGGCCTCGGCGCGGTCGACTTGACGCAAAGCATCATCGCTGATCTTTGTACCGGTGGCAAACCGCGAGGCCAGACAGGCCATCTGCGGTTTGTCCCAACTGGGCAGGCCGCGTTTCCTGGAGAGCCAACGAATCTCCGGTTTGGTCAGACCCGCCTCCACCAATGGCGCGCACACGGCGAACTCAGTGGCGGCGCGCTGCCCCGGACGAACATCTCGTGCATCTTCGGGAATGGCGCCGTACAGAATGTGACGGATCCCTTCCTGATTCGCCAGGTTCGTCAACACACCGAATAACTCGGCCTTGCAAAAGTAGCAGCGGTCGGCGTCGTTGCTCTGCCAGCGGGAATCGGCGGTTTCGTGCGTCTCTATTGCGCGGAAGTTCCAGCCGCGTTCCCGCGCGAGGGTTGCGGCAAAGACATACTCCGCTTCCGGCATCGAGGGCGATTGCGCCGTCACGATGAGCGCGCGGTCGCCGAAGGATTCGTACGCGACACAGGCCAGATAGGTCGAATCGACCCCGCCCGAATAGGCGACCACGGCCGACTCCATTCCGGCAAGAATCGCGCGCAGATGCCCCTCGCGCGTGGAGATGATCTCCGATTCGCCGGACGGTGATGATCGGGAAAGCGGTGTCGTGATCATGGTCGGCTCGTTCAGGTTTCGTCCTGAGGGATTTCGATCGTGATGGTTCGGATCGTGTCCTCGACCGTCAGTTGCCGGGCAATGTCTAAGCCGTCGGTTACAGTCCCGAAAATCGCGAAGCGCCAGTCCATGTATGGCAATCGCGAGAGGGCGATTCCAAATATACCACGCCCCGCGTCGCGCGTGTTGCTGGACCAAAAGATGGACCCCTCTTCAATTCGCAAGGGTGAGTACTCGTCGCGCACAGCCGGGTCGGGGGTGCCGAATCCATCCCCCCGGCGGTCACCCGCGTGCACCGCCTGGTCGGCCTGCACGTCGTTGATGGGTGTATTGTCGTAATGTCCTGAGCGGGCGATCTCGATAAAGCGGCGCACGGTGCGCGGCGCCCATTCGTCCAGAAACGCGACCGTGATGTCGCCCCTAGTCGTGTGCAAGATGGCGCGCGGCGATGCCGGATACGGGTGGAGCAATTCCTCGACATTCTCGACTGTCAGATCCGTTTGGAAAGTACCCATTCCGCTGCCAAGCTCCTGCCGGAATTTGCGCGCGACCGCGATCGTGTACCATCGCACCAGCCGATCTGGGTCGGCCATGCCCCAGTTGAGAATGTCCTGACGGATCGAGTCGATCTGGACCGT from Candidatus Zixiibacteriota bacterium harbors:
- the larE gene encoding ATP-dependent sacrificial sulfur transferase LarE, with amino-acid sequence MITTPLSRSSPSGESEIISTREGHLRAILAGMESAVVAYSGGVDSTYLACVAYESFGDRALIVTAQSPSMPEAEYVFAATLARERGWNFRAIETHETADSRWQSNDADRCYFCKAELFGVLTNLANQEGIRHILYGAIPEDARDVRPGQRAATEFAVCAPLVEAGLTKPEIRWLSRKRGLPSWDKPQMACLASRFATGTKISDDALRQVDRAEAALQALGFVGHRVRYHGEIARIELQQDDWNKIADADRRGRVVDHVRQFGFRYVTLDLAGYRPAGQNT